In the genome of Plasmodium yoelii strain 17X genome assembly, chromosome: 14, one region contains:
- a CDS encoding choline-phosphate cytidylyltransferase, putative gives MIKVNSVQTSESQGLDQSKNENENKDNKSIRIYADGIYDLLHLGHMRQLKQAKHMDKNVTLIVGVCSDIDTRKFKGQIVQTLDERTETLKHIRWVDEIVSPSPWVITPDFVEEHNIDYVAHDDIPYASNQKKKKKKKGKSSITVKNVNTCEEQTDDVYAWLKKAGKFKATQRTSGVSTTDLIVRILKNYEDYIERSLQRGIHPNELNIGVTKAQSIKMKKNLIRWGEKVTDGITKVTLTDKPLGTDFDQGIDIIRDKAHELFKLWRHHSKKLLKDFAKSFDPMFTIIRKKNKKDNSSTMYLSDSNIFLKTMKEHVKIKKSLSNTINNIDEYYYSVDEDWSRVHNTVYNAINKFNPDIYNNDGDNYQTCFELEASLKDKRKQNKIFLDCYNDSLTTNSDKKVGFSIPKSENYKHEYNSNNESNKSFNAFGNTCNNDNDNNNNGNNNGNKIDAYNATTYHDIIDEDEAFSDCFLKKNNESCENTQNNSEANGNENFDNSNNIFNNINKDNKNKNTDKDGYNTCVENLLNDNKYNHIIVNKKRNLNLLNKIKSVNTMKPNEFSDTIKISEENKKVNNADSKSFNQNKSNDINDDNNDTHENVVVYADGVYDMLHLGHMKQLEQAKKLFPNTTLIVGVTSDNETKLYKGQIVQSLEERTETLKHVKWVDEIISPCPWVITPDFIEKYQINYVAHDDIPYANNQKKKSKDNNSNTSNDNKIQEEQTDDVYAWLKKAGKFKATQRTSGVSTTDLIVRILKNYEDYIERSLQRGIHPNELNIGVTKAQSIKMKKNLIRWGEKVTDGITKVTLTDKPLGTDFDHGIENLQIKFKELYKIWKNASHKLINDFTSKLDTTYYLESLQSFMDNDCDLYDYASSNFDDETSS, from the exons atgattaAAGTTAATTCGGTTCAAACATCGGAg AGCCAAGGCCTAGACCAaagtaaaaatgaaaatgaaaataaggATAATAAAAGCATAAGGATATATGCCGATG gGATATATGATTTACTACATTTAGGTCATATGCGACAATTAAAACAAGCCAAACATATGGATAAAAATGTAACATTAATTGTAGGAGTTTGTAGTGATATAGATACACGAAAGTTTAAAGGTCAGATTGTTCAAACGCTAGATGAAAGAACAGAAACATTGAAACATATTCGATGGGTTGATGAAATTGTTTCTCCAAGTCCTTGGGTAATTACCCCTGATTTTGTAGAAGAACATAATATTGATTACGTTGCTCATGATGATATACCATATGCTAgtaatcaaaaaaaaaaaaaaaaaaaaaaaggaaaatcaTCTATAACtgtaaaaaatgttaatactTGTGAGGAACAAACTGATGATGTTTATGCTTGGCTTAAAAAAGCTGGAAAATTTAAAGCTACACAAAGAACATCGGGTGTCTCAACTACTGATTTAATTGTTcgtatattaaaaaattatgaagatTATATTGAAAGATCTTTACAAAGAGGTATACATCCAAATGAATTAAACATTGGTGTAACAAAAGCACAAtctataaaaatgaaaaaaaatttaattagaTGGGGTGAAAAAGTTACAGATGGAATAACAAAAGTTACATTAACAGATAAACCATTAGGTACCGATTTTGATCAAGGAATAGATATAATTAGAGATAAAGCACATGagttatttaaattatgGAGACATCATTCAAAAAAACTTTTAAAAGATTTTGCCAAATCATTTGATCCCATGTTTACtattattagaaaaaaaaataaaaaagataattcTTCTACTATGTATTTATCAgattcaaatatttttttaaaaacaatgaaagaacatgtaaaaataaaaaaatcattaagtaatacaataaataatatagatgaatattattattctgTTGACGAAGATTGGTCACGAGTTCATAATACTGTTTATAATgctataaataaatttaatcctgatatatataataatgatggtGATAATTATCAAACTTGTTTTGAATTAGAGGCATCTCTTAAAGATAAACGAAAAcagaataaaatatttttggaCTGTTATAACGATAGTTTAACTACAAATAGTGATAAAAAAGTCGGATTTTCTATTCCGAAAagtgaaaattataaacatgAATATAATTCAAACAATGAAAGTAATAAATCTTTCAATGCTTTTGGTAACACAtgtaataatgataatgataataataataatggtaataataatggtaaCAAAATAGATGCTTATAATGCAACAACATATCACGATATTATAGATGAAGATGAAGCATTTTCAGATTGTttccttaaaaaaaataatgaaagtTGTGAAAATACTCAAAATAATAGTGAAGCAAATGgaaatgaaaattttgataatagtaataatatatttaataatataaataaagataataaaaataaaaatacagaCAAAGATGGATACAATACTTGCGTTGAGAATCTTCTTAATGATAATAAGTATAACCAtattatagtaaataaaaaacgaaatttaaatcttttaaataaaataaaatcagTAAACACAATGAAACCAAATGAATTTAGTGatacaataaaaatttctgaagaaaataaaaaagttaatAATGCAGATAGTAAATCTTTTAATCAAAATAAGAGtaatgatataaatgatgataataatgataccCATGAAAATGTAGTAGTTTATGCTGATGGAGTATATGATATGTTACATTTAGGACATATGAAACAGTTAGAACAAgctaaaaaattatttccaaATACAACTTTAATAGTTGGTGTTACTAGTGATAAtgaaacaaaattatataaaggaCAAATTGTTCAATCATTAGAAGAAAGAACTGAAACTTTAAAACATGTGAAATGGGTAGATGAAATTATTTCCCCATGTCCTTGGGTAATTACTCCAGAttttattgaaaaatatCAAATTAATTATGTTGCTCATGATGATATACCATATGCaaataatcaaaaaaaaaaatcaaaagaCAATAATTCAAATACCAGTAATGATAACAAAATTCAAGAAGAACAAACTGATGATGTATATGCTTGGCTTAAAAAAGCTGGAAAATTTAAAGCTACACAAAGAACATCGGGTGTATCAACTACTGATTTAATTGTTcggatattaaaaaattatgaagatTATATTGAAAGATCTTTACAAAGAGGTATACATCCAAATGAATTAAACATTGGAGTAACAAAAGCACAAtctataaaaatgaaaaaaaatttaattagaTGGGGTGAAAAAGTTACAGATGGAATAACAAAAGTTACATTAACAGATAAACCATTAGGTACCGATTTTGATCATGGTATTGAAAATcttcaaattaaatttaaagaattatataaaatatggaaaaatgCTTCtcataaattaataaatgatttTACTAGTAAATTAGATACTACTTATTATTTGGAATCCCTCCAAAGTTTTATGGATAATGATTGTGATCTTTATGATTATGCTAGTAGCAATTTTGATGATGAAACAAGTAGTTGA
- a CDS encoding protein transport protein SEC20, putative, whose amino-acid sequence MDDNFIQNSRKKNQNVENMNKINSIISHMELMNNNLKNIFSHEQIFSDHDSYLLFRGKISKRIVDYSQLISNCNDKILDCEYLEDDDEKRIKDTLEEHLKNLENYKRGLSIWWKKNEKDFHCLCMNNFLNLQKSDSDIISTDKKTDNKSLKDTKKIMIDEINRMKNVRSELLESSQKLKKQNEIFNIFEERLRSSANLIFSLKKRADNDARYVWYSFFLFLSVCGYIVMRRLGFIRAIITILKLLFSALFYLIKMCIGLFYFMKEKNGIENDFTRKEDLSKSLVMVIENTEL is encoded by the exons ATggatgataattttatacaaaattcaaggaaaaaaaatcagaatgtagaaaatatgaataaaataaattccaTAATAAGCCACATGGAATTGATGAATAATAATCTTAAGAATATTTTTTCGCATGAACAGATTTTCAGTGACCATGATTCATATCTGCTA TTTAGGGGAAAGATATCTAAACGAATAGTTGACTACTCTCAACTAATTTCAAATtgtaatgataaaatattggATTGTGAATATTTAGAAGATGACGACGAAAAAAGAATTAAAGACACGTTAGAGGAACACTTGAAAAATTTGGAAAA tTATAAAAGAGGATTAAGTATATGGTggaaaaaaaacgaaaaggACTTTCATTGTTTGTGTATGAATAACTTCTTGAATCTCCAAAAAAG TGATAGTGATATTATATCAACTGACAAAAAAACAGATAACAAAAGTTTAAAGGacacgaaaaaaataatgatagaCGAGATTAATCGAATGAAAAACGTAAGATCTGAGTTATTGGAATCTTCtcaaaaattgaaaaaacaaaatgaaatatttaaca TTTTTGAAGAAAGATTAAGATCTAGTGCAAACCTTATATTTTCCTTGAAGAAAAG GGCAGACAATGACGCGCGATATGTATGGTActcgttttttttatttctaagCGTTTGCGGATATATCGTTATGCGAAGATTGGGGTTCATTAGGGCTATTATAACT aTTTTAAAATTGCTCTTTTCGgcacttttttatttaataaaaatgtgcataggtttattttattttatgaaagaaaaaaatggtaTCGAAAATGATTTTACAAGAAAGGAGGATTTATCGAAGAGTTTAGTAATGGTTATCGAAAACAcggaattataa